In a genomic window of candidate division KSB1 bacterium:
- a CDS encoding BrnA antitoxin family protein gives MSKQRNIPKFKNEDEEREFWRKEDSTEYFEWDKAKQVALSRLKPSTKTISLRLPESVLNDIKIIANKRDVPYQSLIKIFLKERIDKE, from the coding sequence ATGAGCAAGCAAAGAAACATTCCAAAATTCAAAAATGAGGATGAGGAACGTGAATTCTGGCGTAAAGAAGATTCAACCGAGTATTTCGAATGGGATAAAGCCAAACAAGTCGCCTTATCAAGATTAAAGCCCTCTACTAAAACCATTTCTCTACGACTTCCGGAGTCTGTCTTGAACGACATAAAAATCATTGCCAACAAACGAGACGTTCCTTATCAATCTTTGATTAAAATTTTTCTAAAAGAGCGGATAGATAAGGAAT
- a CDS encoding BrnT family toxin gives MSELLKRCEGFQWDKGNTGKNWLRHQVTDAECEQVFFNKPLIIADDPKHSRTEKRWYVLGHTEFNRFLFVVFAIRRNLIRVISARDMNKKERSIYYEQAKKHSKIQK, from the coding sequence ATGTCTGAATTATTGAAAAGATGTGAAGGTTTTCAATGGGATAAAGGGAACACAGGAAAAAATTGGCTTCGTCACCAAGTCACAGATGCTGAATGCGAACAAGTTTTTTTCAATAAACCATTAATTATTGCCGATGACCCTAAACATTCACGGACTGAAAAACGATGGTATGTTTTAGGACATACCGAATTCAATCGTTTTTTATTCGTTGTTTTCGCAATAAGAAGGAATTTAATTCGAGTAATCTCGGCAAGAGATATGAACAAAAAAGAAAGAAGTATATACTATGAGCAAGCAAAGAAACATTCCAAAATTCAAAAATGA